The Centroberyx gerrardi isolate f3 chromosome 12, fCenGer3.hap1.cur.20231027, whole genome shotgun sequence genome has a window encoding:
- the LOC139912705 gene encoding vitelline membrane outer layer protein 1 homolog: MAGLFYTFTVLATLAVFSPALCEKKPHLQRAGMAFNSRPYSSVLGVTNGEQFGNWTWPEMCPDTFFAVGFSVRVEPNQYALDDTALNGIRLICAKDGDRSFLYSIESHTGYYGDWSQPQYCPSGVLTSFQLRVEPHQGLFGDDTAANNIKFRCSSNPTLEGPGTDWGEYGHWSQECGEGGICGIETKMEEYQSGLDDSSLNDVRFYCCAKAQQ; this comes from the exons ATGGCGGGTCTGTTTTACACCTTTACCGTTCTGGCCACGCTGGCTGTGTTTTCCCCCGCGTTATGTGAAAAGAAGCCCCATCTGCAGCGTGCTGGCATGGCGTTCAACAGCAGACCTTACTCTTCTGTGCTCGGTGTGACCAACGGAGAGCAGTTTGGAAACTGGACCTGGCCTGAGATGTGTCCGGACACGTTCTTTGCTGTTGGCTTCAGTGTTAGG GTGGAGCCTAACCAGTACGCCCTGGACGACACCGCGCTGAACGGGATCCGCCTCATCTGCGCCAAAGATGGGGACCGAAGCTTCCTGTACTCCATCGAGTCCCACACCGGCTA CTATGGTGATTGGTCCCAGCCTCAGTACTGTCCCAGCGGCGTGCTCACCTCCTTCCAGCTTCGCGTGGAGCCTCATCAGGGTCTGTTCGGTGACGACACGGCCGCCAACAACATCAAGTTCCGCTGCAGCAGCAACCCGACCCTGGAGGGGCCCGGCACCGACTGGGGCGAGTACGGCCACTGGAGCCAGGAGTGCGGCGAGGGAGGAATCTGCGGCATCGAGACCAAGATGGAGGAGTACCAGTCCGGCCTGGACGACTCCAGCCTCAATGACGTGCGCTTCTATTGCTGCGCCAAGGCTCAGCAG TGA
- the LOC139914774 gene encoding HLA class II histocompatibility antigen, DR beta 4 chain-like, which yields MDLCFLYKLSVSALLLCTSPAGGYVDQLIADCEYDDNITDVVYLVKNVFNQKLNNIYDSRVGKYVGFGEYGMINAAHYNSQAWKMAARKAEVETLCRYSARYFRRSTLDRKVPPIVKVHLTKPADYGERSMLQCSLLGFFPQEVRVSWLRDGVEVSADVSSTDVLANGDWSFQLHSYLELTPERGQRVSCRVEHSSLREALEVDWDTSALEAKVLKRAVGISSFCIGFATAAGGAVYYWWKKRSDFSPLSR from the exons ATGGACCTTTGTTTCCTCTACAAACTCTCAGTCTCTGCTCTTCTACTCTGTACATCACCAGCAG GTGGGTACGTCGATCAGCTCATTGCTGACTGTGAGTATGACGACAACATCACGGATGTTGTCTACCTGGTGAAAAATGTGTTCAACCAGAAGCTCAACAACATATATGACTCCAGGGTCGGGAAGTACGTCGGCTTCGGGGAGTATGGCATGATCAATGCGGCCCATTACAATAGTCAGGCGTGGAAAATGGCCGCAAGAAAAGCTGAAGTGGAGACTCTTTGCAGATACAGTGCCAGATACTTCAGGAGGAGCACGCTGGATAGAAAAG TGCCTCCGATTGTCAAGGTCCACCTGACCAAGCCGGCAGACTACGGGGAGCGGTCCATGCTGCAGTGCAGCCTCCTGGGGTTTTTTCCTCAGGAGGTGAGGGTGAGCTGGCTGCGGGACGGGGTGGAGGTCAGCGCCGATGTGTCATCCACCGACGTCCTGGCCAACGGGGACTGGAGCTTCCAGCTGCACTCCTACCTGGAGCTGACACCCGAGAGAGGGCAGAGGGTGAGCTGCAGGGTGGAGCACAGCAGCCTGCGGGAAGCCTTGGAGGTGGACTGGG ATACTTCAGCCCTGGAGGCCAAGGTGCTGAAGAGGGCAGTAGGGATCAGCTCCTTTTGCATTGGCTTTGCCACAGCTGCTGGCGGAGCAGTTTACTATTGGTGGAAAAAGAG GTCTGACTTCAGTCCATTAAGCAGATAA
- the LOC139914777 gene encoding H-2 class II histocompatibility antigen, A-U alpha chain-like: MRMNVFLVLLVICLPTHSQSKHLLRFLTFCQRNVTGDGQYDVEFDGDQLFYVDPVIYESVRRLPEFADQWTDDPGLPAEVYVSIGTCKYNLPRCIKGENNPPEAIVPPTSQVYPEEEVELGVLNTLICCVSDFHPTPVDITWARNGQLVEPDDVSQTQYYSNKDFSFRIFSYLSFTPQEGDIYSCSVGHVSLQEPFTRFWEVEVHTDHQVVETAVCVCGVVLGVMGVAIGVWFIRKANRS, translated from the exons GCAAACACTTGCTTCGCTTTTTGACCTTCTGCCAGAGGAACGTGACGGGGGACGGGCAGTACGATGTGGAATTTGATGGCGACCAGCTCTTCTATGTCGACCCCGTCATCTACGAGTCGGTGCGGCGGCTGCCAGAGTTTGCTGATCAGTGGACCGACGACCCTGGACTGCCTGCTGAGGTCTATGTGTCCATTGGTACCTGCAAGTACAACCTGCCCCGCTGCATCAAGGGAGAGAACAACCCTCCAGAGGCCATCG tacCGCCGACCTCCCAGGTGTACCccgaggaggaggtggagctgggCGTCCTCAACACCCTCATCTGCTGTGTCAGCGACTTCCATCCCACGCCGGTAGACATCACCTGGGCCAGGAACGGGCAGCTGGTGGAGCCGGACGACGTCAGCCAGACCCAGTACTACTCCAACAAGGACTTCAGCTTCCGCATCTTCTCCTACCTGAGCTTCACGCCGCAGGAGGGCGACATCTACTCCTGCAGCGTGGGCCACGTCAGCCTGCAGGAGCCCTTCACCAGGTTCTGGG aggTTGAAGTCCACACAGACCACCAGGTAGTggagacagcagtgtgtgtgtgtggtgtggtccTGGGAGTGATGGGAGTTGCCATAGGAGTCTGGTTCATCAGGAAAGCCAACAGATCCTAA